From the genome of Pseudomonas sp. gcc21, one region includes:
- a CDS encoding ATP-binding protein — protein sequence MRSATDLLDELNAVDESACIEAKRASDIGKSVMETVIAFANEPGLDGGYLLLGVDWAINNKGDTVYRPVGLPDPDKVQRDLASQCASMLSVALRPEMQLEQVGGKTLLVVYVPEADVTHKPIYKKATGLPGGAYRRIGSSDQRCVDEDLWVLRGESQPLHGPDSSILSDARADDFDPTAIAAYRRERARINPQAEELDYGDEDMLEALGALRRVDGALQPTLAGIVLFGKPLALRRLLPMVRIDYIRVPGNEWVEDPENRFQSIDIRKPLILALPLAEASIIDELPKGFRLPEGQLQSVQEPILPRKVIREALANAAMHRNYTLHSPTQIIRYSNRIEIRNVGYSLKEPAQLGLPGSRLRNPAIAAVLHDLHLAEAKGTGIRAMRRLAADAGLPLPEFHSDRQANEFKLTLFLHNLLTEEDHTWLRDYAGSTLGPDEAKVLIYVRATGAVDNTACRDFCGSDTLAASMVLRRLRDRGLLEKQGAGSRTYYTLAGNEPRPVLEGGQSELPLDVPADNPPVGQPQPAEAAAGQQACNPQLATLLATLPPELATLLATLRGRISGEALRDGIRRLCQWAPQSGDQLATLLGKDRDYLRNKHLAPMVRDGQLRFRYPESAKHPHQAYVAPEDKRND from the coding sequence ATGCGTAGCGCTACCGATCTACTGGATGAACTCAATGCGGTAGACGAGTCCGCCTGCATTGAAGCCAAGCGTGCCAGCGACATTGGCAAGTCGGTGATGGAAACGGTCATCGCCTTTGCCAACGAGCCCGGCTTAGATGGTGGCTACCTGCTACTGGGCGTGGATTGGGCGATCAACAACAAGGGCGATACCGTGTACCGGCCGGTGGGGTTGCCCGATCCGGACAAGGTGCAACGTGATCTTGCCAGCCAGTGTGCCAGCATGCTCAGCGTCGCTCTGCGGCCAGAGATGCAGTTGGAGCAGGTGGGTGGCAAGACGCTGCTTGTGGTGTATGTCCCCGAGGCCGACGTCACCCACAAACCCATCTATAAAAAAGCGACGGGCTTACCGGGCGGTGCTTATCGCCGCATTGGCTCAAGCGACCAGCGCTGCGTCGATGAAGACCTCTGGGTGTTGCGCGGTGAAAGCCAGCCCTTGCATGGCCCTGATTCGAGCATTCTTTCTGATGCCCGTGCCGACGATTTTGACCCGACCGCCATTGCCGCGTATCGGCGTGAGCGTGCCCGCATCAACCCCCAGGCTGAAGAGCTGGACTATGGCGACGAAGACATGCTCGAAGCGCTGGGGGCACTGAGGCGTGTGGATGGTGCTTTGCAGCCAACATTGGCTGGCATCGTTTTGTTCGGTAAACCGCTAGCTTTGCGCAGATTGCTGCCCATGGTGCGTATTGACTACATACGTGTGCCGGGCAACGAATGGGTCGAAGATCCAGAAAATCGCTTCCAATCCATCGATATCCGCAAGCCCCTGATACTGGCATTGCCGCTCGCCGAAGCCAGCATTATTGATGAGTTACCTAAAGGCTTTCGCCTGCCGGAGGGCCAGCTACAGAGCGTGCAAGAGCCCATTCTGCCGCGCAAGGTGATCCGCGAGGCGCTGGCCAATGCCGCTATGCACCGCAACTACACCCTACACAGCCCGACGCAGATCATTCGCTACAGCAACCGCATCGAAATTCGTAACGTCGGCTACTCCCTTAAGGAGCCAGCGCAGCTGGGCTTACCGGGTTCACGCCTGCGCAATCCAGCCATTGCAGCAGTGCTGCATGATCTGCATCTGGCCGAGGCCAAGGGTACAGGGATTCGTGCCATGCGTCGCCTGGCTGCGGATGCAGGCTTGCCCCTGCCAGAGTTCCACTCAGACCGGCAGGCGAATGAATTTAAGCTCACCCTGTTTCTGCACAACCTGCTCACCGAAGAGGACCACACCTGGCTGCGCGATTATGCCGGCAGCACACTTGGCCCCGACGAAGCCAAGGTGCTGATCTATGTGCGGGCAACCGGCGCGGTGGATAATACCGCCTGCCGCGACTTCTGTGGCTCGGATACCCTGGCCGCCAGCATGGTACTGCGCCGGCTGCGCGACCGGGGCCTGCTTGAAAAGCAGGGTGCAGGCAGTCGCACCTATTACACCCTGGCTGGCAACGAGCCTCGACCTGTTCTGGAAGGTGGGCAGTCAGAGCTGCCGTTGGATGTCCCAGCAGACAACCCTCCTGTTGGCCAGCCTCAGCCTGCAGAGGCAGCAGCGGGCCAGCAAGCATGCAACCCTCAGCTTGCAACCTTACTTGCAACCTTGCCGCCTGAGCTTGCAACCTTACTTGCAACCTTGCGGGGGCGGATCAGCGGCGAAGCCTTGCGTGACGGCATCCGCCGCCTTTGCCAGTGGGCGCCCCAGAGCGGTGATCAACTTGCAACCTTGCTTGGCAAAGATCGCGACTACTTGCGCAATAAACACCTGGCACCCATGGTGCGTGATGGCCAATTACGTTTCCGCTACCCGGAAAGCGCCAAGCATCCACACCAGGCGTATGTTGCCCCAGAGGACAAGCGTAATGATTGA
- a CDS encoding type I restriction endonuclease subunit R → MAFNESNTVEAYVRDLLAGPIKAVPANTAHEPQGSYGPSPKGIGWRYAAPAEVPRQIQEVLVEPWLREALIRLNPEIAAQPDRADEVLYKLRAIVLSVRSDGLIRANEEMTAWMRGERSMPFGHNNEHVPVRLIDLDDLAQNQYIVTQQFTYRAGPTERRADLVLLVNGLPLVLIEAKTPVKKCISWVDGAVQVHDDYEKFVPELFVCNVFSVATEGKAYHYGSIGLPVKDWGPWHLDGNGEDGQHHPLKSLKLSAESMLRPHVVLDILGSFTLFATNKKKQRIKIICRYQQFEAANKIVERVLAGYPRKGLIWHFQGSGKSLLMVFAAQKLRMHSGLKNPTVLIVVDRIDLDSQITGTFTGADIPNLEKADTREKLQQLLAQDVRKIIITTIFKFGEATGSLNDRSNIIALVDEAHRTQEGDLGRKMREALPNAFLFGLTGTPINRADRNTFYAFGADEDEKGYMSRYGFEESIRDGATLKLHFEPRLIDLHIDKAALDSAYKKLTGDLSDLDKDNLAKTAAKMAVLVKTPERIRKVCEDIVEHFQTKVEPNGFKGQIVTFDRESCLLFKAELDKLLPPEATDIVMSVQASDKKEHPEYATYDRSRDEEERLLDRFRDPADPLKLIIVTAKLLTGFDAPILQAMYLDKPLRDHTLLQAICRVNRTYSEQKTHGLIVDYLGIFDDVAAALEFDDQSVKQVVSNIQELKDKLPEAMQKCLAFFAGCDRSVQGYEGLIAAQQCLPNNEVRDNFAAEYSVLNKIWEALSPDTVLGPFEKDYKWLSQVYQSVQPSSGHGKLIWHSLGAKTIELIHQNVHVDAVRDDLDTLVLDADLLEAVLSNPDPKKAKEIEIKLKRRLRGHGGNPKFKKLSERLDALKDRFESGQINSVEFLKQLLEIAKETLQAEKEVPPEEDEDRGKAALTELFNEVKTAETPIMVERVVADIDEIVRLVRFPGWQGTQAGEREVKKALRKALFKYKLHADEELFEKAYSYIRQYY, encoded by the coding sequence ATGGCATTTAACGAGTCCAACACCGTCGAAGCCTACGTCCGCGACCTTCTCGCAGGCCCAATCAAGGCTGTCCCGGCCAACACCGCCCATGAACCTCAAGGCAGCTACGGCCCCAGCCCTAAGGGCATCGGCTGGCGCTACGCCGCCCCGGCTGAGGTGCCGCGCCAGATCCAGGAAGTGCTTGTCGAACCCTGGCTGCGTGAGGCGCTGATCCGCCTGAACCCCGAGATTGCCGCCCAGCCCGACCGCGCCGATGAAGTGCTCTATAAGCTGCGCGCCATCGTGCTGTCGGTGCGTTCGGATGGTCTGATCCGCGCCAACGAGGAAATGACCGCGTGGATGCGTGGTGAGCGCTCGATGCCCTTCGGCCACAACAATGAGCATGTGCCGGTGCGGTTGATCGACTTGGATGACCTGGCGCAGAACCAATACATCGTCACCCAGCAGTTCACCTACCGCGCAGGCCCCACCGAGCGCCGTGCCGATCTGGTGTTGTTGGTCAACGGGCTGCCGCTGGTGCTGATCGAGGCCAAGACGCCAGTCAAGAAGTGCATCAGTTGGGTCGATGGCGCGGTGCAGGTGCACGACGACTACGAGAAGTTCGTACCCGAGCTCTTTGTCTGCAACGTGTTCTCGGTGGCCACCGAGGGTAAGGCTTACCACTACGGGTCCATCGGCCTGCCGGTCAAGGACTGGGGGCCGTGGCATCTGGATGGCAATGGGGAGGATGGTCAGCACCATCCGCTGAAATCGCTCAAACTGTCAGCCGAGAGCATGCTGCGCCCGCACGTGGTGCTGGATATCCTCGGCAGCTTCACCCTGTTCGCCACCAACAAGAAAAAGCAGCGCATCAAGATCATTTGCCGCTACCAGCAGTTTGAAGCGGCCAACAAGATCGTCGAGCGCGTGCTGGCGGGTTACCCCAGGAAAGGGCTGATCTGGCACTTCCAGGGTTCGGGCAAGTCACTGCTGATGGTGTTTGCCGCGCAGAAGCTGCGCATGCACTCAGGATTGAAGAATCCCACCGTGCTGATCGTGGTGGATCGGATCGATCTCGACAGCCAGATCACCGGCACATTCACCGGAGCGGACATTCCAAATCTGGAAAAGGCAGACACGCGCGAGAAGCTCCAGCAACTGCTGGCGCAGGACGTGCGCAAGATCATCATCACCACGATCTTCAAGTTTGGCGAGGCCACAGGCAGTCTGAACGACCGCAGCAACATCATCGCGCTGGTGGACGAAGCCCACCGCACGCAAGAAGGCGACCTCGGTCGCAAGATGCGCGAGGCCCTGCCCAACGCGTTTCTGTTCGGCCTGACCGGCACGCCGATCAACCGCGCCGACCGCAACACCTTCTACGCCTTTGGTGCCGACGAGGACGAAAAAGGCTACATGAGCCGGTACGGCTTCGAGGAGTCGATCCGCGACGGCGCCACGCTGAAGCTGCACTTCGAACCGCGCTTGATCGATCTGCACATCGACAAGGCCGCGCTGGATTCCGCCTACAAAAAGCTGACCGGGGATCTGTCAGATCTCGACAAGGATAACCTCGCCAAGACCGCCGCCAAGATGGCCGTGCTGGTGAAGACGCCTGAGCGTATCCGCAAGGTGTGCGAGGACATCGTCGAGCACTTCCAGACCAAGGTGGAGCCCAATGGCTTCAAGGGCCAGATCGTCACCTTCGACCGGGAGTCCTGCCTGCTGTTCAAGGCCGAGCTGGACAAGCTGCTGCCGCCCGAGGCTACAGACATCGTCATGTCGGTGCAGGCGTCCGACAAGAAGGAGCATCCAGAGTATGCGACCTATGACCGTTCACGCGATGAGGAAGAACGGCTGCTCGATCGCTTCCGCGACCCGGCCGACCCTCTGAAGCTGATCATCGTCACGGCCAAACTGCTGACGGGCTTCGACGCGCCTATCCTGCAGGCCATGTACCTGGACAAGCCGCTGCGCGACCACACGCTGCTGCAGGCCATCTGCCGGGTGAACCGCACCTACTCCGAGCAGAAGACCCACGGCCTGATCGTCGACTACCTCGGCATCTTCGATGATGTGGCAGCAGCGCTGGAATTCGACGACCAGAGCGTCAAGCAGGTGGTCAGCAACATTCAGGAGCTGAAGGACAAGCTGCCCGAAGCCATGCAGAAGTGCCTGGCGTTCTTCGCCGGCTGCGACCGGAGCGTGCAGGGCTATGAGGGCCTGATCGCCGCGCAGCAGTGTCTGCCCAACAATGAGGTGCGGGACAACTTTGCTGCTGAGTACAGCGTGCTCAACAAGATCTGGGAGGCGCTGTCACCGGACACCGTTCTGGGCCCCTTCGAAAAGGACTACAAGTGGTTGTCGCAGGTGTACCAGTCGGTGCAGCCCTCCAGTGGCCACGGCAAGCTGATCTGGCACTCGCTGGGCGCCAAGACCATCGAGCTGATCCACCAGAACGTGCATGTGGACGCCGTGCGGGATGACCTCGACACCCTGGTGCTGGACGCTGATCTGCTGGAGGCCGTGCTGTCGAACCCCGACCCGAAGAAGGCCAAGGAGATCGAGATCAAGCTCAAGCGCCGGCTGCGCGGGCATGGCGGCAACCCCAAGTTCAAGAAGCTGTCGGAGCGGCTTGATGCGCTGAAAGACCGGTTCGAGTCTGGCCAGATCAACAGTGTCGAATTTCTGAAGCAGCTACTGGAAATCGCCAAGGAGACGCTGCAAGCCGAGAAGGAGGTCCCGCCCGAAGAGGACGAGGATCGCGGCAAGGCGGCGCTCACCGAACTATTCAACGAGGTCAAGACGGCCGAGACGCCCATCATGGTCGAACGCGTGGTCGCGGACATCGACGAGATTGTGCGACTGGTCCGTTTCCCGGGCTGGCAAGGCACGCAGGCCGGTGAGCGTGAAGTCAAGAAGGCCCTGCGCAAAGCCCTCTTCAAATACAAGCTGCATGCGGATGAAGAGCTGTTCGAGAAGGCCTACAGCTACATCCGGCAGTATTACTAA
- a CDS encoding McrB family protein, protein MTTQTIDSAPHATWFVGASYGGTDDQMPRFLAEGIWENGYDDKLLDVVRSMRPGERIAIKSSYTRKHGLPFDSRGRAVSVMGIKAVGTITENLNDGKRVKVDWAKVEPVREWYFYTHRATIWRVLPGEWMNDALIAFAFDGKPQDVDRFRNEPFWRERYGTTSPEKQRFEWTDFYEAVAEKLLAHADDRTPLVEGIHEIASRVPGLTYLQDKFPDGTSGPLRDICPFTTMGTFNRSMTDANRKTIAGELAKLLGVTVPVPPSFEGIPVLNNQRSWFFAYADKRGAGDIDALWKVFVAASKMVDGDQLDTRDAFIRAYNEATQVWGVAWNLSTGLYWAHPWEFLTLDSQSRHYINKRLGLNVAISGQQGPCDGRAYLKLLDDLRSRFGEDGYPVHSFPDLSLAYWMYKDLVDEPVPAGDIGTNAGAEQETEGEVREAFQVAAPIVPYSVEDILKDGCFLERAEIDRLLDRLRTKKNLILQGPPGTGKTWLAKRLAFALMGQKDDSKVRAVQFHPNLSYEDFVRGWRPTGEGKLSLADGVFMEAIKAASKDPSSKFVVVIEEINRGNPAQIFGELLTLLEAGKRTPNEALELCYPDADGKRRPVHIPENLYVVGTMNIADRSLALVDLALRRRFAFVGLEPRLGQVWREWVVKECAVDPGLVADIERRIADLNEQIAADARLGKQFRIGHSYVTPAHRLEAGDTKKWFQQVVETEIGPLLDEYWFDAPDEAQKAIARLTQGW, encoded by the coding sequence ATGACCACTCAGACGATAGATAGTGCACCGCATGCAACCTGGTTTGTCGGCGCCAGCTACGGCGGCACCGATGATCAGATGCCGCGATTTCTTGCAGAAGGAATTTGGGAGAACGGCTACGACGACAAGCTCCTCGATGTGGTGCGTTCCATGCGCCCGGGAGAGCGGATCGCCATCAAGTCGTCTTACACGCGAAAGCACGGTCTGCCTTTCGATAGCCGAGGCCGAGCGGTTTCGGTTATGGGCATCAAAGCGGTCGGCACGATCACCGAAAACCTGAACGACGGGAAGCGGGTGAAGGTGGACTGGGCCAAGGTCGAGCCGGTACGGGAGTGGTACTTCTACACTCACCGAGCAACGATCTGGCGTGTGCTGCCCGGCGAATGGATGAACGATGCGCTGATTGCATTTGCGTTTGACGGCAAGCCGCAGGATGTAGATCGCTTTCGCAACGAGCCCTTTTGGCGGGAGCGTTACGGCACGACTTCGCCAGAAAAGCAGCGCTTCGAGTGGACGGACTTCTACGAGGCAGTGGCCGAAAAGCTGCTGGCCCACGCAGACGATCGAACTCCGCTCGTCGAGGGCATCCACGAGATCGCGTCCCGGGTGCCGGGGCTGACATATCTCCAGGATAAGTTTCCCGATGGAACCAGTGGTCCGCTGCGGGACATTTGCCCGTTCACCACGATGGGCACCTTTAACCGATCCATGACCGATGCCAACCGCAAGACCATCGCGGGTGAACTTGCCAAGTTGCTGGGTGTGACGGTGCCGGTCCCGCCTTCATTCGAAGGCATCCCCGTTCTCAACAACCAACGTTCCTGGTTTTTCGCCTATGCCGACAAGCGTGGTGCGGGCGACATCGACGCGCTATGGAAGGTATTCGTTGCCGCGAGCAAGATGGTCGATGGCGACCAGTTGGACACTCGCGATGCCTTCATCCGGGCTTATAACGAGGCAACCCAAGTGTGGGGTGTCGCATGGAACCTTTCGACAGGTCTCTACTGGGCGCATCCGTGGGAATTCCTGACCTTGGATAGCCAGTCGCGCCACTACATCAACAAGCGGCTCGGCCTGAATGTCGCCATCAGTGGTCAGCAAGGCCCATGTGATGGTCGGGCCTATCTGAAGCTGCTGGACGATTTGCGTTCGCGCTTCGGCGAAGACGGCTATCCGGTCCACAGTTTCCCGGACTTGTCGCTTGCGTACTGGATGTACAAAGACCTGGTTGACGAGCCTGTGCCGGCTGGCGATATCGGTACCAATGCCGGAGCAGAACAGGAAACTGAAGGTGAAGTTCGCGAAGCCTTTCAGGTGGCAGCGCCAATCGTTCCCTACTCGGTGGAGGACATCCTCAAGGACGGCTGTTTCCTGGAGCGGGCCGAGATTGACCGCTTGCTCGATCGTCTCCGCACAAAAAAGAACCTCATCCTTCAGGGGCCTCCGGGCACGGGCAAGACCTGGCTAGCCAAACGGCTCGCGTTCGCGCTGATGGGGCAGAAGGACGACAGCAAGGTCCGCGCAGTGCAGTTCCACCCCAACCTGTCCTACGAGGACTTTGTTCGAGGATGGCGCCCCACTGGCGAAGGCAAGTTGTCGCTGGCGGACGGCGTCTTCATGGAAGCCATTAAGGCCGCATCAAAGGACCCTTCGTCGAAGTTTGTCGTGGTGATCGAGGAGATCAACCGTGGAAACCCAGCGCAGATCTTCGGCGAGTTGCTGACGCTGCTTGAGGCCGGCAAGCGGACACCCAACGAAGCGCTGGAACTCTGCTACCCAGATGCAGACGGCAAACGACGTCCCGTCCATATTCCCGAGAATCTCTATGTGGTCGGCACCATGAATATCGCCGACCGATCACTTGCACTGGTCGATCTGGCATTGCGTCGCCGCTTTGCTTTCGTTGGGCTGGAGCCAAGACTGGGCCAGGTTTGGCGGGAGTGGGTGGTCAAGGAGTGTGCTGTCGATCCGGGCTTGGTCGCGGATATTGAACGCCGTATCGCCGATCTGAACGAACAGATCGCGGCGGATGCACGCCTTGGCAAGCAATTCCGGATTGGTCACAGCTATGTGACACCCGCACATCGACTGGAGGCGGGAGACACGAAGAAGTGGTTCCAGCAGGTCGTGGAGACGGAGATCGGCCCGTTGCTGGATGAATACTGGTTCGACGCGCCCGACGAAGCACAAAAGGCGATTGCACGGCTGACGCAGGGCTGGTGA
- the mcrC gene encoding 5-methylcytosine-specific restriction endonuclease system specificity protein McrC — translation MTAVAEQVESASMSAEGFIGRIPVRNLWLLMLYASDLFRTRGIGKIGLEDSPDDLPDLVAEILAHSVEVRQRRRLSLGYRSRDAVINRVRGRIDVLTTERHQLMDRGLVACRFDELIIDTPRNRFVRAALESISRIVQRKDVAHRCRALAGGMKAMGVSGDAPTRAQMSTDRFGRNDADDRFMVAAAKLAFDLVLPTEASGANVLSLPDREATWVRRLFERAVGGFYEVVLSPQGWRVLCGGTMGWQIEQKTAGIDKILPTMRTDVVLDHPSTGQRIVIDTKFTSIVTSGWYREETLRSGYVYQIYAYLRSQVGCGDALADHASGLLLHPAIGQMVDETVLIQGHAIRFATVDLTATPADIRAQLLRFCVPGHTIQKES, via the coding sequence ATGACCGCCGTCGCAGAACAGGTGGAAAGTGCATCCATGAGCGCTGAGGGGTTCATCGGACGCATTCCGGTGCGCAACCTCTGGCTGCTGATGCTCTACGCCTCTGACCTGTTCCGCACTCGCGGCATCGGCAAGATCGGCTTGGAAGACAGCCCGGACGATCTACCGGATCTAGTTGCGGAGATCCTTGCCCACTCGGTTGAAGTGCGACAGCGTCGCCGCTTGAGTCTTGGATATCGATCTCGTGACGCAGTCATCAATCGCGTGCGTGGCCGGATCGACGTCTTGACCACCGAACGCCATCAGTTAATGGATAGAGGCCTGGTGGCGTGCCGGTTCGACGAACTCATCATCGACACCCCACGCAATCGTTTCGTACGAGCAGCCTTGGAGTCCATCTCCAGGATCGTTCAGAGGAAGGACGTTGCCCATCGGTGCCGCGCACTTGCGGGTGGCATGAAGGCAATGGGTGTATCAGGGGACGCACCGACCCGCGCCCAAATGAGCACCGATCGTTTCGGCCGTAACGATGCGGACGACCGGTTCATGGTGGCAGCCGCAAAGCTGGCGTTCGACCTAGTGCTACCTACGGAGGCGTCGGGTGCGAATGTGCTCTCTCTGCCGGACAGAGAAGCGACGTGGGTACGCCGTTTGTTCGAGCGGGCGGTGGGCGGCTTCTACGAAGTCGTATTGAGTCCGCAGGGCTGGCGGGTGCTATGCGGCGGGACGATGGGCTGGCAGATCGAGCAGAAGACGGCGGGGATCGACAAGATCCTGCCGACGATGCGAACTGATGTCGTGCTCGACCACCCGTCAACCGGGCAGAGGATCGTCATCGATACCAAGTTCACCTCGATTGTGACGAGCGGTTGGTACCGTGAGGAAACCCTACGCAGCGGATACGTGTACCAGATCTACGCCTATCTGCGCTCCCAGGTTGGGTGCGGTGATGCGCTTGCGGATCACGCGAGTGGATTGTTGTTGCATCCCGCGATCGGCCAGATGGTCGACGAGACAGTGCTGATCCAGGGGCACGCCATTCGATTTGCCACTGTGGATTTGACGGCAACTCCTGCGGACATCCGAGCGCAACTACTTCGGTTCTGCGTGCCAGGCCATACAATTCAGAAAGAATCGTGA